Proteins from one Blattabacterium cuenoti genomic window:
- the groL gene encoding chaperonin GroEL (60 kDa chaperone family; promotes refolding of misfolded polypeptides especially under stressful conditions; forms two stacked rings of heptamers to form a barrel-shaped 14mer; ends can be capped by GroES; misfolded proteins enter the barrel where they are refolded when GroES binds), with translation MAKDIKFDIEARDKLKKGVDALANAVKVTLGPKGRNVVLQKSFGGPQVTKDGVTVAKEIELEDPIENLGAQMVKEVASKTNDVAGDGTTTATVLAQAIVREGLKNVAAGANPMDLKRGIDKALEFVIIDLRKQSREVGGNTEKIKQVASISANNDEKTGALIADAFEKVGKEGVITVEEAKGTDTSVDVVEGMQFDRGYQSPYFVTNTEKMITEFDQPKILLSDKKIAAMKDLLPILEPVAQSGKPLLIISEEVEGEALATLVVNKIRGTLKVAAIKAPGFGDRRKAMLEDIAILTGGTVISEETGSKLEDVKLNMLGKAERVIIDKDNTTIVNGGGNKKDIRARVDQIKAQIESTTSDYDKEKLQERLAKLAGGVAVLYVGAASEVEMKEKKDRVDDALNATRAAVEEGIVAGGGVALVRAINSLDNLRGENSDQDTGIQIVRRSLEEPLRQIVANAGGEGSVVVAKVAERKGDYGYDAKIGEYKNMIAEGIIDPTKVARVALENAASVSGMLLTTECVVTEIKKEESNVAPPMPGAGGGGMGGMM, from the coding sequence ATGGCAAAAGATATTAAATTTGATATTGAAGCAAGAGATAAATTAAAAAAAGGAGTAGATGCGTTAGCTAATGCTGTTAAAGTTACTTTAGGACCAAAAGGTCGTAATGTTGTATTACAAAAATCATTTGGAGGTCCTCAAGTCACTAAAGATGGAGTTACTGTAGCTAAAGAAATTGAATTAGAAGATCCTATTGAAAATCTTGGAGCACAAATGGTGAAAGAAGTTGCTTCTAAAACAAATGATGTTGCTGGAGATGGAACTACAACTGCAACTGTTTTAGCTCAAGCTATAGTTAGAGAAGGATTAAAAAACGTAGCAGCTGGAGCTAATCCAATGGATTTAAAAAGAGGTATAGATAAAGCTTTAGAATTTGTAATTATAGATTTAAGAAAACAATCTAGAGAAGTAGGAGGAAATACAGAAAAAATAAAACAAGTAGCTTCTATTTCAGCAAATAATGATGAAAAAACTGGAGCTTTGATAGCGGATGCCTTTGAAAAAGTAGGAAAAGAAGGAGTTATTACTGTAGAAGAAGCAAAAGGAACAGATACATCCGTTGATGTTGTTGAGGGTATGCAGTTTGATAGAGGTTATCAATCTCCATATTTTGTTACAAATACTGAAAAAATGATCACTGAATTTGATCAACCTAAAATTTTATTGTCTGATAAAAAAATAGCAGCAATGAAAGATTTATTACCTATACTAGAACCAGTAGCACAGTCTGGAAAACCATTACTTATTATTTCTGAAGAAGTTGAAGGAGAAGCTTTAGCTACATTAGTAGTAAATAAAATACGAGGAACTTTAAAAGTAGCTGCTATTAAGGCCCCTGGATTTGGAGATCGAAGAAAAGCTATGTTAGAAGATATAGCTATTTTAACAGGAGGAACTGTTATTTCTGAAGAAACAGGAAGTAAATTGGAAGATGTAAAATTAAATATGTTAGGTAAAGCAGAAAGAGTAATTATAGATAAAGATAATACTACTATTGTTAATGGAGGAGGAAATAAAAAAGATATAAGAGCACGTGTTGATCAAATTAAAGCACAAATAGAATCAACTACATCAGATTATGATAAAGAAAAATTACAAGAACGTCTTGCTAAATTAGCAGGAGGAGTTGCAGTTCTTTATGTTGGAGCAGCTTCTGAAGTAGAAATGAAAGAAAAAAAAGATCGTGTAGATGATGCTTTAAATGCTACTAGAGCTGCAGTAGAAGAAGGAATTGTAGCAGGTGGTGGTGTAGCTTTAGTTCGTGCTATTAATTCTTTAGATAATTTAAGAGGAGAAAATTCAGATCAAGATACTGGTATTCAAATAGTTAGAAGATCTTTAGAAGAACCTTTACGTCAAATTGTTGCTAATGCAGGTGGAGAAGGATCTGTTGTTGTTGCTAAAGTAGCTGAAAGAAAAGGAGATTATGGATACGATGCAAAAATTGGAGAATATAAAAATATGATTGCAGAAGGTATTATAGATCCTACAAAAGTAGCTAGAGTTGCATTAGAAAATGCCGCTTCAGTATCTGGAATGTTATTAACTACTGAATGTGTAGTAACAGAAATAAAAAAAGAAGAATCTAATGTAGCACCTCCTATGCCAGGAGCTGGAGGAGGTGGAATGGGAGGAATGATGTAG
- a CDS encoding KdsC family phosphatase, translating to MNDINTFVFDVDGVLTNCTLNLFPDGNMVRQMFVQDGFAMEIAKKKGYNLCIITKGSDLMVFKRLRNLNIRYIYQGVDNKKKYLDEYCNILNITKKKVLYMGDDLPDIEIMRSVALPCSPIDAVQEVKDISKYISPKKGGRGCVRDVIEQTLKVQKNWF from the coding sequence ATGAATGATATTAATACTTTTGTATTTGATGTAGATGGAGTATTAACAAATTGTACTTTAAATTTATTTCCAGATGGAAATATGGTACGTCAAATGTTTGTTCAAGATGGATTTGCTATGGAAATAGCAAAAAAAAAAGGATATAATTTATGTATCATTACAAAAGGTTCAGATTTAATGGTTTTTAAACGTTTAAGAAATTTGAATATCCGTTATATTTATCAAGGAGTTGATAATAAAAAAAAATATTTAGATGAATATTGTAATATTTTAAATATTACAAAAAAAAAAGTTCTTTACATGGGAGATGATCTTCCTGATATTGAAATCATGAGATCTGTAGCTTTACCTTGTTCTCCAATAGATGCCGTTCAAGAAGTGAAAGATATATCTAAATATATTTCTCCAAAAAAAGGAGGAAGAGGATGTGTAAGAGATGTGATTGAACAAACTTTAAAAGTTCAAAAAAATTGGTTTTAA
- a CDS encoding DUF3276 family protein — protein sequence MDEKENIKERNEICSRTLKTGSRTYFFDARETRAGDYYLTITESKKNFSETGEITYKKHKIYLYKEDFSKFQSILDDMIRFIINEKGREVISERHQKDFKNHTTYNQNQEIKDAQKKTSEIKDFTNINFEDI from the coding sequence ATGGACGAAAAAGAAAATATCAAAGAAAGAAATGAAATTTGTTCACGAACTCTAAAAACTGGTAGTAGAACTTATTTTTTTGATGCAAGAGAAACAAGAGCTGGTGATTATTACTTAACAATTACTGAAAGTAAAAAAAATTTTTCTGAAACAGGAGAAATAACTTATAAAAAACACAAAATATATTTGTATAAAGAAGATTTTTCCAAATTTCAAAGTATACTTGATGATATGATTCGATTTATCATTAATGAAAAAGGAAGAGAAGTTATTTCAGAACGTCATCAAAAAGATTTTAAAAATCATACAACATATAATCAAAATCAAGAGATTAAAGATGCTCAAAAAAAAACATCAGAAATAAAGGATTTTACAAATATTAATTTTGAGGATATTTAA
- a CDS encoding ABC transporter ATP-binding protein: MNGLFAFSKKYCKKYKLRLFIGFLLILISNILTLFPIPYIGKSINTIKNLITSFSDTSNFFSLKKEICIYTIIILIVPIIGGFVKYHMRQCIITTSRMIEFDIKNEIFLHYQKLSLSFYKKNSTGDLMNRLTEDVSFIRQYIGPGIMYFVNLIVLFFMVFIQMLRINKILTFYVILPIPILFIFIYYISIYITKRSNQVQNYQSFICSFIQDTFSGIHIIKSFVSESFFQKKHNKIIFKYQKKNIELVKIDTILSSIIIFFIGTSHLLIIFFGGKKYFEGEIKEIGTIAEFFTYINILIFPFIILGWVVSIIERAKVSRLRISEFLKEKPEIFNNNLIKTKIFGKVQFKNVSFIYFKNKNDTISKISFTLMKGKTLIITGETGSGKTTIGRLISRLYDPYKGDILIDNLSLKNHNLYDFRNNIGYVPQESFLFSDSIYNNIAVGGIEKVSSYKVYEAARKAMIENDILNFKNGYETIIGERGITLSGGQKQRICIARALIRNPKILIFDDSFSAIDQKTRKLIIYYIKKELKNSTIIIITHDISYISDFDLFIVLKNGKISKIKYNNIIL, translated from the coding sequence ATGAATGGTTTATTTGCTTTTAGCAAAAAATATTGTAAAAAATATAAATTACGTTTATTTATAGGTTTTTTATTGATTTTAATATCAAATATTTTAACTTTATTTCCTATTCCTTATATAGGAAAATCTATTAATACAATTAAAAATTTAATTACTAGTTTTTCAGATACATCAAATTTTTTTTCTTTAAAAAAAGAAATTTGTATTTATACTATTATTATATTAATAGTTCCAATTATTGGAGGTTTTGTTAAATATCATATGCGCCAATGTATTATTACAACATCTAGAATGATAGAATTTGATATAAAAAATGAAATTTTTTTACATTATCAAAAATTGAGTTTATCATTTTATAAAAAGAATTCAACAGGAGATTTAATGAATCGATTAACAGAAGATGTTTCTTTTATTAGACAATATATAGGACCTGGTATAATGTATTTTGTAAATCTTATTGTTCTTTTTTTTATGGTTTTTATACAAATGTTACGAATTAATAAAATTTTAACTTTTTATGTAATTTTGCCTATTCCTATTCTTTTTATTTTCATTTACTATATTAGTATTTATATTACTAAAAGAAGTAATCAAGTTCAAAATTATCAATCTTTTATATGTTCTTTTATTCAAGATACTTTTTCCGGTATTCATATTATTAAATCATTTGTTTCAGAATCTTTTTTTCAAAAAAAACATAATAAAATTATATTTAAATATCAAAAAAAAAATATAGAATTGGTAAAAATAGATACTATTTTATCTTCTATTATCATATTTTTTATAGGAACTAGTCATTTATTAATTATTTTTTTTGGAGGAAAAAAATATTTTGAAGGAGAAATAAAAGAAATAGGGACTATTGCTGAATTTTTTACATATATTAATATTTTAATTTTTCCTTTTATTATATTAGGTTGGGTAGTTTCTATTATAGAAAGAGCTAAAGTATCAAGACTTCGTATAAGTGAATTTTTAAAAGAAAAACCAGAAATTTTTAATAACAATTTGATAAAAACAAAAATTTTTGGTAAAGTACAATTCAAAAATGTTAGTTTTATTTATTTTAAAAATAAAAATGATACAATTAGTAAAATATCATTTACCCTAATGAAAGGTAAAACTTTGATTATAACAGGAGAAACAGGTTCTGGAAAAACAACTATAGGTAGATTAATATCTAGATTATATGATCCATATAAAGGAGATATATTAATAGATAATTTATCTTTAAAAAATCATAATTTATATGATTTTAGAAATAATATAGGTTATGTTCCTCAAGAATCTTTTCTTTTTTCAGATTCAATTTATAATAATATAGCTGTAGGAGGTATAGAAAAAGTATCTTCATATAAAGTTTATGAAGCTGCAAGAAAAGCTATGATAGAAAATGATATTTTAAATTTCAAAAATGGATATGAAACAATTATAGGAGAAAGAGGAATTACTTTATCAGGAGGACAAAAACAAAGAATATGTATAGCAAGAGCACTTATAAGAAATCCTAAAATTCTTATATTCGATGATAGTTTTTCTGCTATAGATCAAAAAACTAGAAAATTAATTATTTATTATATAAAAAAAGAATTGAAAAATAGTACTATTATTATTATTACTCATGATATTTCTTATATATCTGATTTTGATTTATTTATTGTTTTAAAAAATGGAAAAATATCAAAAATAAAATATAATAATATTATATTATAA
- the nusB gene encoding transcription antitermination factor NusB: protein MSIRRYFRIRSLQFLYAQHLSKIDSNKVEKNMLKSIEELHNLYISLLFLILKIRENSLQKKKYDKINTNTIHQFAYNSVIKILSNNKYLIKEYNSKKNSGKILWKKKDKYIFLLLQEMQQSIDKKNYNKHYTSFESSFEEEKKFIIKYYKNIIIPNKKLIEYIEDLYINGKENLCIAHTMVCKTLQFIKYSTPPNFKLYNIYKNDENKKFIIDLYRNTIFHKEEFNKLIKNISNNWDIKRIAIIDLIILQMAICEFLYFPNIPPKATMNEYIEITKIFCMEKSKMFINGILDQIFKFLHKKNKIFKIGKGLL, encoded by the coding sequence ATGTCAATAAGACGATACTTTAGAATAAGAAGTTTACAATTTTTATATGCTCAACACTTATCTAAAATAGATTCAAATAAAGTTGAAAAAAATATGCTTAAAAGTATTGAAGAATTGCATAATTTATATATTTCTCTTCTTTTTTTAATTTTAAAAATTAGAGAAAATTCTTTACAAAAAAAGAAATATGATAAAATTAACACAAATACTATACATCAATTTGCATATAATTCTGTTATTAAAATACTATCTAATAATAAATATTTAATTAAAGAATATAATTCTAAAAAAAATTCTGGAAAAATTTTATGGAAAAAAAAAGATAAATACATTTTTCTTTTATTACAAGAAATGCAACAATCAATAGATAAAAAAAATTATAATAAACATTATACTTCTTTTGAATCCTCTTTTGAAGAGGAAAAAAAATTTATCATAAAATATTATAAAAATATTATTATTCCTAATAAAAAATTAATAGAATATATAGAAGATTTATACATTAATGGAAAAGAAAACTTATGTATAGCTCATACTATGGTATGTAAAACTTTACAATTTATAAAATATTCTACTCCCCCAAATTTTAAATTATATAATATTTATAAAAATGATGAAAATAAAAAATTTATTATTGATTTATATAGAAACACCATTTTTCATAAAGAAGAATTTAATAAATTAATAAAAAATATATCAAATAATTGGGATATAAAAAGAATAGCAATTATAGATTTAATTATATTACAAATGGCTATTTGTGAATTTTTATATTTTCCAAATATACCACCAAAAGCTACTATGAATGAATATATAGAAATTACAAAAATATTTTGTATGGAAAAAAGTAAAATGTTTATTAATGGAATATTAGATCAAATTTTTAA